The genomic stretch AATAAGGAGTCAAACGGCTTGTGTTTGctgcatttcaaataaaaactaGGAAGATCGGAAGGCGTACAGCCCTAAAAATAGAATATTAATGTCACAGGatctttatttacagtatctgcTTTAATGTCAATGCACTGCCTTTAATCACATACTTCATGTTCCTCACCTGAGGTTGTTTCAAACTGTAGATCGCTCTCTGATGTTTCTGTCAGTGTGGCAGCACCAGTGTCACTCTCCACTTGTGTGTCTATGCCGTCAACATCCTCCTCTGTGTTAAAGTCATCAATGACAGGATATTCATGGTCAGGTTCAGCTTCATCTTCTTCAGAAGGTTGGTTGTCTATCGGTAATATGGGTAAGTCATCTTCCTCATGTGGCCGGGGGTAATTTGGTCCAACTGGTGGAAGAAACTCGTTATCTTCAATTATCTGGAAAATATCCTCTCTAAAGTGAAGATCATCTGGGCTGTTTGGGTGAAGGATTTTAATTGATTCAGCTGGCGGCTCAGTAACTTCTtcctctggttctggttctgaaaTCTCAACTATACCCTCCTCTGAACTTGGTTCTGGGACATCAACTCCTTCCACTCCTTCCTCTTCTATTTCTGAAACCCCGGGTAACTCTTCTGCTGGTGGTAAAACAAGATCTGTGCCTTCCCCTGGTTCCGTTTCATCCTTTGGATTCTCAACAACCTCCTCTTGTTCTTCCTTAAAAACATCAGCTGCCTCGTCTTCGGCCTCTGGTAGTGCTTGCGGTTTTGAAATGTCCTCAGGCTCTTCCTGTGGTAGTGGAACTACTTCCAGGTCTGGTTTTACATCCTCAAATACATCCTCATCTAGTTGTAGTACATCTGCTACTTCTACTGACTCTTCCCCTGGTTCCGGTTTTGGTAAGATCTCTACAACCTCTACCAGTTCTTCCCCTTGTTCTGGCTCCTCCTCTGATCCTGCAGTCTCAACTACTGCATGtcctgtttctgtcacttcaGTTCCATGACCTTCCTGTTCTGGTTCAGATGCTGGTTCTAACACTTCAACTACACCCTCGCCTGGCGCTGGAGCTTTGACAACTTCTGTTTCTACTTCAGAAATCTCTACAACTTCCTCCTTAACCACCTTTCCTTCCTGTTCAGAAACTTCAGGTATAATGTCTTCGGAAACTTTAGGTATTGTTTCTTCTGATCCGGCTCGCTCAACCACCTCTTGTTCTTGTTCTGAAACCTCATCTAAAACATCCCCAACAAGTTCAGAGTCTTCCTCTGGCTCTGAAACGTCAACTACTTCTTTCTCTGGCTCCGAAACGTTGACTACTTCTTCCTCTGGCTCCAAAACTTCAACTACTTCTTCATCTACAACTACTTCTCCCTCTGGCCCTGGAACTTCAGCTACTTCTTCCTCTGGCTCTGAAACTTCAACTACTTCTTCATCTGGCTCCAAAACTTTaactacttcttcttcttcaactaCTTCTCCCTCCGGCTCTGAAACTTCAACTACTTCTTCCTCTGGACCTTGAACTTCAACTTCTACTTCTTCCTCTTCAACTGCTTCCTCTGGCCCTGGATCTTCAGCTACTTCTTCCTCTGGCTCTGAAACTTCAACTACTTCTTTCTCTGGCTCCAAAACTTCAACTACTTCTTCCTCTGGCTCCGAAACTTTAATTACTTCTTCTTCAACTACCTCTCCCTCTGGCTCTGAAACTTCAACTACTTCTTCCTCTGGCTCCGAAACTttgacttcttcttcttcttcaactaCTTCTCCCTCTGGCTCTGAAACTTCAACTACTTCTTCCTCTGGCCCTGGAACTTCAACTTCTACTTCTTCCTCTTCAACTACTTCTTCTGGCCCTGGAACTTCAGCTACTTCTTCTTCTGGCTCTGAAACATCAACTACTTCTTCCTCTGACTCCAAAACTTTAactactttttcttcttcaactaCTTCTTCCTCTGGCTCTGAAACTTCAACTACTTCTTCCTCTGGCTCCGAAACTttgacttcttcttcttcttcaactaCTTCTCCCTCTGGCTCTGAAACTTCAACTACTTCTTCCTCTGGCTCCGAAACTTTaactacttcttcttcttcaactaCTTCTCCCTCTGGCTCTGAAACTTCAACTACTTCTTCCTCTGGCCCTGGAACTTCAACTTCTACTTCTTCCTCTTCAACTACTTCTTCTGGCCCTGGAACTTCAGCTACTTCTTCTTCTGGCTCTGAAACATCAACTACGTCTTCCTCTGGCTCCAAAACTTTaactacttcttcttcttcaactaCTTCTCCCTCTGGCTCTGGCTCTGAAACTTCAACTATTTCTTCCTCTGGCTCCGAAACTTtaattacttcttcttcttcaactaCTTCTTCCTCTGGCTCCAAAACTTCAACTACCTCTTCCTCTGGCTCCGAAACTTTAActacttctttttcttcaactacTTCTTCCTCTGGCTCAAAAACTTCAACTACTTCTTCCTCTGGCTCCGAAACTTTaactacttcttcttcttcaactaCTTCTCCCTCTGGCTCTGAAACTTCAACTACTTCTTCCTCTAGCCTTGGAACTTCACCTTCTACTTCTTCCTCTTCAATCACTTCCTCTGGCCCTGGAACTTCAGCTATGTCTTCATCTTCAGCTACCTCTATCTCAGGTTTTGACACCTCCAAATTCCCTTCTTCTGGTTCAATTTGTTCAGGTACCACCACGGACTCTCCCTCTGGTTCTAACAATTCAGTTTCCAACTCTGAAACATGCTCTGTTTCCGAAGCCTCACCAGGGTCATAAGGTCCAGGGCCTTCCTCATCCGGTAGAGCATTACCTTCTTCGTCTTCCAGAAGCGTTACTATTGGCTCAGTGGGCGGCTGGCCCGTGAAGCCTGAAGGTGTTGTAATTGGGAGTGCCGCATCGGACACTTCCTCTTGAGCGGGAGCTGTAGTTAATAATATCTGTGTGGTGGGAGTGACAGCATCAAAACTGGGATTCTTACTGTCATCCTCAATGGGAGTCAGGTCTTCCTCTGATATCAAGTTAGGAGACAGACTGATATATGGACCGTCGGTTTCCAGCTCCAGAACCACAGAAGGGGTCGGGATATAGTCTCTCACGAGTTTCCCAGTTTCGTCGTGATGAATGGTTTCAATCTCATGTGTAATGATCAGCACTTCTTCTTCCTCGTCTTCATTTAATGGCTCGAGCTCACCCACAAACATTTTCTCTGACTCTTCAGTAATAACGTCAGTCGGGACAGCCGTGGGATCCAGCAGGGTGATAAGGGCATTTTCCTTCTCCATGGGCGTGAGCGGGACCTCCAGCCGTGGTTTATCAACTTCTGGCTCAGTGGAAACTTCAAACTCGTTGTGTGAATCGGGCTCACTGGACTGTGGAAGGATGGATTTGTGATGTTAtcaaagcaatgaaaaaggTTGTCATTTGTCTAACATTTTCAGGATTCACTGAAGTATTTTAAATCCTAAACGTATATATTTAATTCTAAAAGCCGAGGTGtcagtaacattttattttatgggaccttatggtgtttttccactaCATGGTACTTGCTTGACTGGCTTCAACTCTACTCCCCTTTTTTGGTTATCCATCACGAAAAGAAGTCCCTGGTACCTTCTAAAGGGTacttttttagtaccacctcagttGAGATACTaagcgagctgaggcaataccaaaaggtgacgtgaaaatctgcagactgctgattggtcggaaagaattgtcactattcactgcgtcatcataGCTAGCaacagaagggggggggggacctgaATTAGCAAACAAAAGAACTCCTTGTTCCTCATGCCATCATACTTtacaactcctcactcggggggaggaggaaatagggcagagaggacagtacatacacacctggactcacattaATACCTGG from Etheostoma cragini isolate CJK2018 chromosome 18, CSU_Ecrag_1.0, whole genome shotgun sequence encodes the following:
- the LOC117961286 gene encoding interphotoreceptor matrix proteoglycan 2-like isoform X1 → MQWEFGLVLLFVLTPQAARIKGAGVRLDSGAVGPVRLVELLKTSHSQTEGSGLEVERRRPKRSVFLHSGVRICPQETINEVLASHQAYYQLRVCQEAVWEAFRIFFDRIPGTAEYQRWVHTCQHESLCISELTKNFSSSEEHIGMIHRKVNRMRDRRPPSRGVVTPAPAPEIPEKAGAELQTVAPPAAPAILSPVSVSPSPGLEQTTPNKEDSDLPNVVPENPVEQMVEFSIDLVDPGYRELLDDPDSPQYIDLAHHLQDQMQHVFDKLPGFKAIHVLGISETQDTDGPGGISVHYSLVFEMNAPKIKSENSETATGTPETSVSSGLREMVTKALREEASLPIDLESLNFEPEAILLPALTATSTAEVVNESSEPDSHNEFEVSTEPEVDKPRLEVPLTPMEKENALITLLDPTAVPTDVITEESEKMFVGELEPLNEDEEEEVLIITHEIETIHHDETGKLVRDYIPTPSVVLELETDGPYISLSPNLISEEDLTPIEDDSKNPSFDAVTPTTQILLTTAPAQEEVSDAALPITTPSGFTGQPPTEPIVTLLEDEEGNALPDEEGPGPYDPGEASETEHVSELETELLEPEGESVVVPEQIEPEEGNLEVSKPEIEVAEDEDIAEVPGPEEVIEEEEVEVDVSEPEEEVAEVPGPEEVVEEEEVEVEVPGPEEEVVEVSEPEGEVVEEEEVVKVSEPEEEVVEVSEPEGEVVEEEEEVKVSEPEEEVVEVSEPEEEVVEEEKVVKVLESEEEVVDVSEPEEEVAEVPGPEEVVEEEEVEVEVPGPEEEVVEVSEPEGEVVEEEEEVKVSEPEEEVVEVSEPEGEVVEEEVIKVSEPEEEVVEVLEPEKEVVEVSEPEEEVAEDPGPEEAVEEEEVEVEVQGPEEEVVEVSEPEGEVVEEEEVVKVLEPDEEVVEVSEPEEEVAEVPGPEGEVVVDEEVVEVLEPEEEVVNVSEPEKEVVDVSEPEEDSELVGDVLDEVSEQEQEVVERAGSEETIPKVSEDIIPEVSEQEGKVVKEEVVEISEVETEVVKAPAPGEGVVEVLEPASEPEQEGHGTEVTETGHAVVETAGSEEEPEQGEELVEVVEILPKPEPGEESVEVADVLQLDEDVFEDVKPDLEVVPLPQEEPEDISKPQALPEAEDEAADVFKEEQEEVVENPKDETEPGEGTDLVLPPAEELPGVSEIEEEGVEGVDVPEPSSEEGIVEISEPEPEEEVTEPPAESIKILHPNSPDDLHFREDIFQIIEDNEFLPPVGPNYPRPHEEDDLPILPIDNQPSEEDEAEPDHEYPVIDDFNTEEDVDGIDTQVESDTGAATLTETSESDLQFETTSDFKESTAADNHDTLEGAEVTEDVPKETQESDLSPERDIRVTAAPVSDFFPTPLTTLTITPSPTVDSGIFEVEEQSVIPSTLESSEDDGAAPEAESEPAVVIIEEDLEDAVPKEGEGQTIPATAAEDVTDEAVKDLAVELDQTDVAATESNELPDEGSGFLPVGEEGTAVGVTTPPPVRYLTTPSMTTAGQGRELVVFFSLRVTNMDFSADLFNKTSPEYRSLENTFLDLLMPFLQANLTGFKKLEILNFRKGSVVVNSRMKFAKSVPYNITSAVHCALEEFCFTASQNLHIEIDTHSLDVEPADQADACKFLACEEFSRCVVNGRTKEAQCLCEPGFLSVDGLPCQSLCVLQPDYCQGGDCHIVPGHGAVCRYKDSYSLPGVAS
- the LOC117961286 gene encoding interphotoreceptor matrix proteoglycan 2-like isoform X3; amino-acid sequence: MQWEFGLVLLFVLTPQAARIKGAGVRLDSGAVGPVRLVELLKTSHSQTEGSGLEVERRRPKRSVFLHSGVRICPQETINEVLASHQAYYQLRVCQEAVWEAFRIFFDRIPGTAEYQRWVHTCQHESLCISELTKNFSSSEEHIGMIHRKVNRMRDRRPPSRGVVTPAPAPEIPEKAGAELQTVAPPAAPAILSPVSVSPSPGLEQTTPNKEDSDLPNVVPENPVEQMVEFSIDLVDPGYRELLDDPDSPQYIDLAHHLQDQMQHVFDKLPGFKAIHVLGIRPGGISVHYSLVFEMNAPKIKSENSETATGTPETSVSSGLREMVTKALREEASLPIDLESLNFEPEAILLPALTATSTAEVVNESSEPDSHNEFEVSTEPEVDKPRLEVPLTPMEKENALITLLDPTAVPTDVITEESEKMFVGELEPLNEDEEEEVLIITHEIETIHHDETGKLVRDYIPTPSVVLELETDGPYISLSPNLISEEDLTPIEDDSKNPSFDAVTPTTQILLTTAPAQEEVSDAALPITTPSGFTGQPPTEPIVTLLEDEEGNALPDEEGPGPYDPGEASETEHVSELETELLEPEGESVVVPEQIEPEEGNLEVSKPEIEVAEDEDIAEVPGPEEVIEEEEVEVDVSEPEEEVAEVPGPEEVVEEEEVEVEVPGPEEEVVEVSEPEGEVVEEEEVVKVSEPEEEVVEVSEPEGEVVEEEEEVKVSEPEEEVVEVSEPEEEVVEEEKVVKVLESEEEVVDVSEPEEEVAEVPGPEEVVEEEEVEVEVPGPEEEVVEVSEPEGEVVEEEEEVKVSEPEEEVVEVSEPEGEVVEEEVIKVSEPEEEVVEVLEPEKEVVEVSEPEEEVAEDPGPEEAVEEEEVEVEVQGPEEEVVEVSEPEGEVVEEEEVVKVLEPDEEVVEVSEPEEEVAEVPGPEGEVVVDEEVVEVLEPEEEVVNVSEPEKEVVDVSEPEEDSELVGDVLDEVSEQEQEVVERAGSEETIPKVSEDIIPEVSEQEGKVVKEEVVEISEVETEVVKAPAPGEGVVEVLEPASEPEQEGHGTEVTETGHAVVETAGSEEEPEQGEELVEVVEILPKPEPGEESVEVADVLQLDEDVFEDVKPDLEVVPLPQEEPEDISKPQALPEAEDEAADVFKEEQEEVVENPKDETEPGEGTDLVLPPAEELPGVSEIEEEGVEGVDVPEPSSEEGIVEISEPEPEEEVTEPPAESIKILHPNSPDDLHFREDIFQIIEDNEFLPPVGPNYPRPHEEDDLPILPIDNQPSEEDEAEPDHEYPVIDDFNTEEDVDGIDTQVESDTGAATLTETSESDLQFETTSDFKESTAADNHDTLEGAEVTEDVPKETQESDLSPERDIRVTAAPVSDFFPTPLTTLTITPSPTVDSGIFEVEEQSVIPSTLESSEDDGAAPEAESEPAVVIIEEDLEDAVPKEGEGQTIPATAAEDVTDEAVKDLAVELDQTDVAATESNELPDEGSGFLPVGEEGTAVGVTTPPPVRYLTTPSMTTAGQGRELVVFFSLRVTNMDFSADLFNKTSPEYRSLENTFLDLLMPFLQANLTGFKKLEILNFRKGSVVVNSRMKFAKSVPYNITSAVHCALEEFCFTASQNLHIEIDTHSLDVEPADQADACKFLACEEFSRCVVNGRTKEAQCLCEPGFLSVDGLPCQSLCVLQPDYCQGGDCHIVPGHGAVCRYKDSYSLPGVAS
- the LOC117961286 gene encoding interphotoreceptor matrix proteoglycan 1-like isoform X4, which produces MQWEFGLVLLFVLTPQAARIKGAGVRLDSGAVGPVRLVELLKTSHSQTEGSGLEVERRRPKRSVFLHSGVRICPQETINEVLASHQAYYQLRVCQEAVWEAFRIFFDRIPGTAEYQRWVHTCQHESLCISELTKNFSSSEEHIGMIHRKVNRMRDRRPPSRGVVTPAPAPEIPEKAGAELQTVAPPAAPAILSPVSVSPSPGLEQTTPNKEDSDLPNVVPENPVEQMVEFSIDLVDPGYRELLDDPDSPQYIDLAHHLQDQMQHVFDKLPGFKAIHVLGISETQDTDGPGGISVHYSLVFEMNAPKIKSENSETATGTPETSVSSGLREMVTKALREEASLPIDLESLNFEPEAILLPALTATSTAEVVNESSEPDSHNEFEVSTEPEVDKPRLEVPLTPMEKENALITLLDPTAVPTDVITEESEKMFVGELEPLNEDEEEEVLIITHEIETIHHDETGKLVRDYIPTPSVVLELETDGPYISLSPNLISEEDLTPIEDDSKNPSFDAVTPTTQILLTTAPAQEEVSDAALPITTPSGFTGQPPTEPIVTLLEDEEGNALPDEEGPGPYDPGEASETEHVSELETELLEPEGESVVVPEQIEPEEGNLEVSKPEIEVAEDEDIAEVPGPEEVIEEEEVEVDVSEPEEEVAEVPGPEEVVEEEEVEVEVPGPEEEVVEVSEPEGEVVEEEEVVKVSEPEEEVVEVSEPEGEVVEEEEEVKVSEPEEEVVEVSEPEEEVVEEEKVVKVLESEEEVVDVSEPEEEVAEVPGPEEVVEEEEVEVEVPGPEEEVVEVSEPEGEVVEEEEEVKVSEPEEEVVEVSEPEGEVVEEEVIKVSEPEEEVVEVLEPEKEVVEVSEPEEEVAEDPGPEEAVEEEEVEVEVQGPEEEVVEVSEPEGEVVEEEEVVKVLEPDEEVVEVLEPEEEVVNVSEPEKEVVDVSEPEEDSELVGDVLDEVSEQEQEVVERAGSEETIPKVSEDIIPEVSEQEGKVVKEEVVEISEVETEVVKAPAPGEGVVEVLEPASEPEQEGHGTEVTETGHAVVETAGSEEEPEQGEELVEVVEILPKPEPGEESVEVADVLQLDEDVFEDVKPDLEVVPLPQEEPEDISKPQALPEAEDEAADVFKEEQEEVVENPKDETEPGEGTDLVLPPAEELPGVSEIEEEGVEGVDVPEPSSEEGIVEISEPEPEEEVTEPPAESIKILHPNSPDDLHFREDIFQIIEDNEFLPPVGPNYPRPHEEDDLPILPIDNQPSEEDEAEPDHEYPVIDDFNTEEDVDGIDTQVESDTGAATLTETSESDLQFETTSDFKESTAADNHDTLEGAEVTEDVPKETQESDLSPERDIRVTAAPVSDFFPTPLTTLTITPSPTVDSGIFEVEEQSVIPSTLESSEDDGAAPEAESEPAVVIIEEDLEDAVPKEGEGQTIPATAAEDVTDEAVKDLAVELDQTDVAATESNELPDEGSGFLPVGEEGTAVGVTTPPPVRYLTTPSMTTAGQGRELVVFFSLRVTNMDFSADLFNKTSPEYRSLENTFLDLLMPFLQANLTGFKKLEILNFRKGSVVVNSRMKFAKSVPYNITSAVHCALEEFCFTASQNLHIEIDTHSLDVEPADQADACKFLACEEFSRCVVNGRTKEAQCLCEPGFLSVDGLPCQSLCVLQPDYCQGGDCHIVPGHGAVCRYKDSYSLPGVAS
- the LOC117961286 gene encoding interphotoreceptor matrix proteoglycan 2-like isoform X2 is translated as MQWEFGLVLLFVLTPQAARIKGAGVRLDSGAVGPVRLVELLKTSHSQTEGSGLEVERRRPKRSVFLHSGVRICPQETINEVLASHQAYYQLRVCQEAVWEAFRIFFDRIPGTAEYQRWVHTCQHESLCISELTKNFSSSEEHIGMIHRKVNRMRDRRPPSRGVVTPAPAPEIPEKAGAELQTVAPPAAPAILSPVSVSPSPGLEQTTPNKEDSDLPNVVPENPVEQMVEFSIDLVDPGYRELLDDPDSPQYIDLAHHLQDQMQHVFDKLPGFKAIHVLGISETQDTDGPGGISVHYSLVFEMNAPKIKSENSETATGTPETSVSSGLREMVTKALREEASLPIDLESLNFEPEAILLPALTATSTAEVVNESSEPDSHNEFEVSTEPEVDKPRLEVPLTPMEKENALITLLDPTAVPTDVITEESEKMFVGELEPLNEDEEEEVLIITHEIETIHHDETGKLVRDYIPTPSVVLELETDGPYISLSPNLISEEDLTPIEDDSKNPSFDAVTPTTQILLTTAPAQEEVSDAALPITTPSGFTGQPPTEPIVTLLEDEEGNALPDEEGPGPYDPGEASETEHVSELETELLEPEGESVVVPEQIEPEEGNLEVSKPEIEVAEDEDIAEVPGPEEVIEEEEVEGEVPRLEEEVVEVSEPEGEVVEEEEPEEEVVEVSEPEGEVVEEEEVVKVSEPEEEVVEVSEPEGEVVEEEEEVKVSEPEEEVVEVSEPEEEVVEEEKVVKVLESEEEVVDVSEPEEEVAEVPGPEEVVEEEEVEVEVPGPEEEVVEVSEPEGEVVEEEEEVKVSEPEEEVVEVSEPEGEVVEEEVIKVSEPEEEVVEVLEPEKEVVEVSEPEEEVAEDPGPEEAVEEEEVEVEVQGPEEEVVEVSEPEGEVVEEEEVVKVLEPDEEVVEVSEPEEEVAEVPGPEGEVVVDEEVVEVLEPEEEVVNVSEPEKEVVDVSEPEEDSELVGDVLDEVSEQEQEVVERAGSEETIPKVSEDIIPEVSEQEGKVVKEEVVEISEVETEVVKAPAPGEGVVEVLEPASEPEQEGHGTEVTETGHAVVETAGSEEEPEQGEELVEVVEILPKPEPGEESVEVADVLQLDEDVFEDVKPDLEVVPLPQEEPEDISKPQALPEAEDEAADVFKEEQEEVVENPKDETEPGEGTDLVLPPAEELPGVSEIEEEGVEGVDVPEPSSEEGIVEISEPEPEEEVTEPPAESIKILHPNSPDDLHFREDIFQIIEDNEFLPPVGPNYPRPHEEDDLPILPIDNQPSEEDEAEPDHEYPVIDDFNTEEDVDGIDTQVESDTGAATLTETSESDLQFETTSDFKESTAADNHDTLEGAEVTEDVPKETQESDLSPERDIRVTAAPVSDFFPTPLTTLTITPSPTVDSGIFEVEEQSVIPSTLESSEDDGAAPEAESEPAVVIIEEDLEDAVPKEGEGQTIPATAAEDVTDEAVKDLAVELDQTDVAATESNELPDEGSGFLPVGEEGTAVGVTTPPPVRYLTTPSMTTAGQGRELVVFFSLRVTNMDFSADLFNKTSPEYRSLENTFLDLLMPFLQANLTGFKKLEILNFRKGSVVVNSRMKFAKSVPYNITSAVHCALEEFCFTASQNLHIEIDTHSLDVEPADQADACKFLACEEFSRCVVNGRTKEAQCLCEPGFLSVDGLPCQSLCVLQPDYCQGGDCHIVPGHGAVCRYKDSYSLPGVAS